The Lactuca sativa cultivar Salinas chromosome 2, Lsat_Salinas_v11, whole genome shotgun sequence genome includes a window with the following:
- the LOC111903088 gene encoding uncharacterized protein LOC111903088, whose translation MARSHDKHLGSRSESMATLQKFKMLATQCAVAGSPTRSPSSSPVIHLRRRKTLRMLLSRGGGETTRRLPPPDEFVDRRGSDVDSSSEDGKDNGARRKLKDLFVSSSVSPPLDDGGREGSEETNRWSGDGDLIGRRGGSRRFRHLPGTLRQRLLRRAWRPVLVTIPE comes from the exons ATGGCTAGATCACACGATAAGCATctcggatctag ATCGGAATCAATGGCGACGCTGCAGAAATTCAAGATGTTAGCGACACAATGCGCGGTTGCCGGAAGTCCTACGCGGAGTCCTTCCTCAAGCCCTGTTATTCACCTCCGCCGACGGAAGACGCTACGGATGTTACTGAGTCGCGGCGGCGGCGAAACCACCCGGCGGTTGCCGCCACCTGATGAGTTTGTAGATCGGAGAGGAAGCGATGTTGATTCTTCGTCGGAGGATGGGAAGGATAACGGTGCAAGACGAAAGTTAAAGGACTTGTTTGTGTCGTCTTCGGTGTCTCCGCCGCTTGATGACGGTGGACGTGAAGGTAGTGAAGAGACGAATCGGTGGAGTGGTGACGGCGATCTGATTGGCCGGCGCGGTGGGTCAAGAAGATTTAGGCATTTGCCGGGGACGTTACGGCAGCGGTTACTTAGACGAGCATGGAGGCCTGTTCTGGTGACAATTCCTGAATAa